From a single Ciconia boyciana chromosome 6, ASM3463844v1, whole genome shotgun sequence genomic region:
- the EXOC3L4 gene encoding exocyst complex component 3-like protein 4 encodes MNRNTELDPRSITSEPASLTNSAGEEKMEVASELSSPTLHSGESGFFERGIKTMLSIRISKRSLNKEKGKEGTGTWKGKRLSLRFSKSYEENKTIICNGMENISEKIAAEPIQGKPLSVMEINELIQKRQLLEAFASIRYLEDETIAERDAEKYKDNPQEFVRKSRDVDLLYNSITKAIQSIVMGTLEHPTVEDTMLTSLVTLIAREEAAHPNTGNAARPGSDLLGTPRKWREEWREAINESARKRVQRVPMALKEEEHSWLDLHLGFLQKHLSQDLLKIKLSVKKCYPEEYQVCDMYVEAFHKAIASHLQDLSQRPLEFNELYTLLNWVANTYRSELFLGHPDLKPEVKTENLSLLLTPADWDKLKNDYITSAKGKIKSYFGNILRLEVTERWEKEVHPEVKENLYHSSLSFDIQTIIGEHMKISGAISRSLGTKMLELCLAELHEFIPRFGEEFVVWSTARDSPIFAPYFTAYINSFHDLLSGLETVFKVNTEELQKILATLTRNFTNIFFNKLRTKAQPLLKKILTKDWILATERPDSLASAVSQFSKHLQHMREPMGQELLRDVHKYVVREYIMQVIKPRGKMNGETRQRVSEKMNEEARILNNMLIDQGSDSDWLLPAIHHIANITGEKKKDKIKEHIKELCQDYPDIRKEHVLAVLTLRGLGCTRRAAIFRQGYRALESPDSGVGSTLFAEIDAPVTMSCF; translated from the exons ATGAATAGAAATACTGAGTTAGACCCAAGGAGTATAACCTCAGAACCAGCCTCTCTGACGAACAGTGCAGGGGAGGAAAAGATGGAGGTTGCTTCTGAACTGAGCAGCCCAACTTTGCATAGTGGGGAGAGTGGGTTCTTTGAAAGAGGTATTAAAACAATGTTAAGCATCCGGATATCAAAACGAAGTCtgaacaaagagaaaggaaaggaaggtaCTGGTACTTGGAAAGGAAAACGACTTTCTTTGCGATTCTCCAAGAGCTACGAGGAGAACAAAACCATAATCTGTAATGGCATGGAGAACATTAGTGAGAAGATAGCAGCAGAGCCCATTCAAGGAAAACCTCTTTCAG TAATGGAAATCAATGAACTTATTCAGAAAAGGCAACTTTTGGAAGCATTTGCAAGTATCAGATACCTGGAAGATGAGACTATAGCTGAACGAGATGCTGAGAAATACAAAGATAACCCCCAGGAGTTTGTGAGGAAATCCAGGGATGTGGATTTGCTTTATAACTCCATCACGAAAGCGATCCAGTCCATCGTGATGGGAACACTGGAGCATCCCACTGTAGAGGATACCATGCTGACCTCCCTGGTGACTTTAATTGCCCGTGAAGAAGCAGCTCATCCTAACACAGGCAACGCTGCTCGTCCTGGGTCAGACTTGCTTGGCACACCCAGAAAGTGGAGGGAGGAGTGGAGGGAAGCTATCAATGAGAGCGCTAGAAAGAGAGTCCAGAGGGTACCCATGGCATTGAAGGAAGAAGAACATTCTTGGCTGGATCTCCACTTAGGTTTCCTCCAGAAACACCTGAGCCAAGACTTACTGAAAATCAAGTTATCAGTAAAAAAGTGCTACCCAGAGGAGTACCAGGTGTGTGACATGTATGTGGAGGCTTTTCACAAGGCCATTGCCTCACACTTGCAAGATCTCTCCCAGAGACCGCTGGAATTCAACGAGCTCTACACCTTGCTCAACTGGGTGGCCAACACCTACCGCAG TGAACTCTTTCTGGGTCACCCTGATCTCAAACCAGAAGTTAAGACAGAAAACCTGTCCCTGCTGTTAACACCAGCTGATTGGGATAAACTGAAGAATGACTACATCACTTCTGCAAAG GggaaaattaaaagctattttggAAACATCCTGAGACTGGAGGTCACGGAGAGGTGGGAGAAGGAAGTTCATCCAGAAGTGAAGGAAAACCTCTACCACTCCTCGCTCTCCTTTGATATTCAAACG ATCATCGGGGAGCACATGAAGATATCTGGAGCGATCAGCAGAAGCTTGGGAACGAAAATGCTTGagctgtgcctggcagagctgcatgAATTCATACCAAG GTTCGGGGAGGAGTTTGTGGTGTGGAGCACTGCGCGGGACAGCCCCATCTTCGCACCCTATTTCACTGCCTACATCAACAGCTTCCACGATCTGCT gTCAGGGTTAGAAACGGTGTTTAAAGTCAACACTGAGGAACTGCAGAAGATTTTGGCAACTCTGACAAGGAACttcactaatattttttttaataaattaagaacaaaagcaCAG CCACTCCTTAAGAAAATCCTGACCAAGGACTGGATTTTGGCGACAGAAAGGCCGGACTCGCTGGCGTCGGCGGTGTCGCAGTTCTCCAAGCACCTGCAGCACATGAGGGAGCCCATGGGGCAG GAGCTTCTACGTGACGTTCATAAGTACGTGGTGAGGGAATACATCATGCAGGTCATCAAACCCAGAGGGAAAATGAATGGGGAGACACGGCAGCGAGTGAGTGAAAAGATGAACGAGGAAGCCAGAATCCTTAATAATATGCTCATTGATCAG GGCTCTGACTCCGACTGGCTCCTTCCCGCCATACATCACATCGCCAATATcactggggagaagaaaaaagacaagatcAAGGAGCACATCAAGGAGCTGTGTCAGGATTATCCAGATATCAG GAAGGAGCACGTCCTGGCGGTCCTCACACTCCGGGGGCTGGGCTGCACCAGGAGAGCAGCGATTTTTCGGCAAGGCTACCGTGCACTGGAGAGCCCCGACAGTGGAGTGGGCAGCACGCTCTTCGCTGAAATTGATGCCCCGGTGACCATGAGCTGCTTCTAA